In Maridesulfovibrio sp., the following proteins share a genomic window:
- a CDS encoding TRAP transporter large permease, protein MEPTTLGIIGIFVMLALLMTRMPVAYVMTLVGFGGFSMLVSLKGGMNLLSRSFYDTFSSYSLSTIPLFILMGQLAFNSGISRRLYSTAYHFLGHIQGGLAMATVAACTAFGSVCGSSPATAATMATVGIPEMKRYGYSNSLAAGSVASGGGLGMIMPPSIVLIVYGILTEQSIGELFMAGILPSVVLTILFIIAIAIICHRDPSHGPKGDKFPLSAKLKSLMGLIDTIAIFALVIGGMFFGFFTPNESAAVGVLGILVLGIIKRQLTWQAFVNSLYETLRTSVMVLFLVAGALIFGKFLAVTRIPFNVAAWTASFDLHPLIIVSMILIVYFIGGCIMDALALIMLTIPVFYPVITTLGFDPIWFGVIIVLVTQIGVITPPVGINVYVVYGMSQKFAPDITLEDIFKGTMPFLLAILAGIVLFAIFPQIILCLPQAMY, encoded by the coding sequence ATGGAACCGACAACTCTCGGAATTATCGGCATCTTTGTTATGCTCGCCCTGCTTATGACCAGAATGCCCGTAGCCTATGTTATGACCCTTGTAGGCTTTGGCGGATTCTCCATGCTTGTTTCATTAAAAGGCGGCATGAACCTGCTCTCACGCAGCTTTTACGATACGTTTTCATCCTACAGTCTTTCCACTATTCCGCTTTTCATTTTAATGGGACAACTGGCTTTCAACAGCGGAATCAGCCGCAGGTTATATAGCACTGCTTATCACTTTCTGGGGCACATTCAAGGCGGACTGGCCATGGCAACTGTAGCAGCATGCACCGCTTTCGGTTCTGTATGCGGTTCCAGCCCGGCAACAGCAGCCACCATGGCAACCGTCGGTATTCCTGAAATGAAACGCTATGGCTACTCGAACTCTCTTGCAGCCGGGTCAGTGGCCTCTGGCGGCGGATTGGGCATGATCATGCCGCCCAGCATTGTGCTGATTGTGTACGGTATCCTTACCGAGCAATCAATCGGAGAGCTTTTCATGGCCGGAATCCTGCCTTCTGTGGTGCTGACAATTTTATTCATCATCGCGATTGCAATCATCTGCCACCGCGACCCCAGTCACGGTCCCAAAGGTGATAAATTCCCCTTAAGCGCCAAGCTGAAATCGCTGATGGGATTGATCGATACCATCGCCATCTTTGCCCTCGTGATCGGCGGGATGTTTTTTGGATTCTTTACCCCTAATGAATCTGCTGCTGTAGGTGTATTGGGGATTCTGGTGCTCGGTATTATCAAACGCCAGCTAACATGGCAGGCTTTTGTTAATTCACTTTATGAGACCCTTCGCACTTCGGTGATGGTTCTTTTTCTGGTGGCCGGTGCACTTATTTTCGGTAAATTCCTCGCTGTAACCCGCATTCCGTTCAATGTTGCGGCCTGGACTGCTTCTTTCGACCTGCACCCTCTGATAATTGTTTCCATGATCCTGATAGTTTACTTCATCGGTGGCTGCATAATGGATGCGCTGGCCCTGATAATGCTGACCATTCCGGTTTTCTACCCGGTTATAACCACACTCGGGTTCGACCCGATCTGGTTCGGAGTCATTATCGTACTGGTCACCCAGATAGGAGTTATCACGCCTCCTGTCGGCATAAATGTCTATGTTGTTTACGGCATGTCCCAAAAATTTGCACCGGATATAACTCTTGAAGATATATTCAAGGGAACCATGCCATTCCTGCTGGCGATTCTAGCGGGCATTGTACTTTTCGCCATCTTCCCGCAAATCATTTTATGCCTGCCGCAGGCAATGTATTAA
- a CDS encoding diguanylate cyclase, whose translation MKKKINKCLTHPNKVLIVEDSLTFSGILKRSVSEKLDLESEVFRCYADAKDYLENSQCEFFSALLDLNLPDAPDGEIVDLVAKQIPSIVFTGEVSDDLRDRMWAKRIVDYVPKDNLGNIDHVIGLVNRLQKNISTNVLIVDASATNRELCRNLLEVWHINIFEAKDGFEALKIINNGNDKISLVIVDHDLPGMDGPTLVKELRRNFSKAHLPIIGLSGVGGATISAYFLKSGANDYIHKPFLTEEFYCRVTQNIENSEYISMIKHLSDHDSLTSLYNRRSLFQYGEKIFAQQRRLGTDMAVAMVDIDFLKECNETYGHSAGDEVVKNVAALLTEKFSKRDFVCRYSGGEFCILCSDIELDDVVDFFEQIRSEIEMHAIYVGTKEVSITVSIGLCSKQLGSLTEMIAVADEQLYAAKKGGRNMICYSGM comes from the coding sequence ATGAAAAAGAAAATTAATAAATGTCTTACTCATCCTAATAAAGTGTTAATAGTGGAAGACAGCCTAACCTTTTCCGGTATTCTTAAAAGAAGTGTAAGCGAGAAGTTGGATCTGGAGTCAGAAGTCTTCAGATGCTATGCCGATGCAAAGGATTATCTGGAAAATTCACAATGTGAATTTTTTTCCGCCTTATTGGACTTGAATTTACCAGATGCACCTGATGGGGAGATTGTTGATCTTGTTGCGAAGCAGATTCCATCGATAGTTTTTACAGGTGAAGTCAGTGACGATTTGAGAGACCGGATGTGGGCCAAGCGTATTGTTGATTATGTTCCCAAAGATAACCTCGGGAATATTGATCATGTAATTGGGCTTGTGAACCGTTTACAAAAGAATATTTCTACTAATGTACTGATTGTCGATGCCTCCGCTACGAATAGAGAGCTTTGCCGGAATTTGCTTGAGGTCTGGCACATTAATATCTTTGAAGCAAAAGACGGTTTCGAGGCTTTGAAAATAATAAACAATGGTAATGATAAAATCAGCCTGGTTATTGTGGATCACGATTTGCCTGGAATGGATGGACCTACTCTTGTAAAAGAATTGCGGCGTAATTTTTCTAAAGCCCATTTACCGATAATTGGCCTCTCCGGTGTTGGCGGCGCAACAATCTCAGCATATTTTTTAAAGTCCGGCGCCAACGACTATATACATAAGCCTTTTCTTACCGAGGAATTCTACTGCCGGGTTACGCAGAACATCGAAAATTCAGAATATATTTCGATGATCAAACATCTTTCCGATCACGATTCTTTAACAAGTCTATATAACCGCCGTTCTTTATTCCAGTATGGTGAGAAAATTTTTGCGCAGCAACGCCGGTTAGGGACTGACATGGCCGTTGCAATGGTTGATATTGATTTTTTAAAAGAATGTAATGAAACATACGGACATAGCGCAGGCGACGAAGTGGTCAAGAATGTTGCCGCTTTATTGACTGAGAAGTTCAGTAAAAGGGACTTTGTCTGTCGCTATAGCGGTGGGGAGTTCTGTATTCTTTGTTCTGATATCGAGTTGGATGATGTTGTCGATTTTTTTGAACAGATTCGTTCTGAGATTGAAATGCATGCGATTTACGTGGGAACAAAAGAAGTTTCGATTACAGTAAGCATCGGTTTGTGCAGTAAACAACTTGGCAGTTTGACAGAAATGATTGCAGTTGCAGATGAGCAGCTTTATGCCGCTAAGAAGGGCGGCCGCAACATGATTTGCTACTCCGGTATGTAA
- a CDS encoding TetR/AcrR family transcriptional regulator, with protein MARKQQEKSLQTKKELMEAANELFGRQGFVETTVAQITKHAGYAKGSFYRHWVSKDKLFLEIVEEKLTGYRNSRDNRLKKAESLEEVMNIIWDFLENIVSDQNWAKVFLEFTIYASRMPELREDLSLSQYRLSEEVFADLVRDFVETDYPPEKIGAFNTVLFEGYMVRNSIETGFMIQGNGGAGLIGFKDVREAAVTLALNNGLKKVG; from the coding sequence ATGGCTAGAAAACAACAGGAAAAATCGCTCCAAACCAAAAAGGAGCTAATGGAAGCTGCCAATGAACTTTTCGGCAGGCAAGGGTTCGTTGAAACCACAGTGGCTCAGATTACGAAACATGCCGGATATGCAAAAGGCAGTTTCTACCGCCACTGGGTAAGCAAGGACAAGCTGTTCCTCGAAATAGTTGAAGAAAAGCTGACAGGATACCGCAATTCGCGTGACAACAGACTAAAAAAAGCTGAATCACTTGAAGAGGTTATGAATATTATCTGGGATTTTCTGGAAAATATTGTCAGTGATCAGAACTGGGCCAAGGTTTTTCTTGAGTTTACCATTTATGCCTCACGCATGCCGGAACTGCGGGAAGATTTAAGCCTGAGCCAATACAGACTTTCTGAAGAAGTCTTCGCTGATCTGGTCCGGGATTTTGTTGAAACAGACTATCCTCCCGAGAAAATCGGGGCTTTCAATACAGTTCTATTTGAAGGATACATGGTCCGCAATTCCATTGAAACCGGATTCATGATTCAGGGCAATGGCGGTGCCGGGTTGATCGGGTTTAAAGATGTCCGTGAAGCAGCTGTCACCCTTGCTTTAAACAACGGTCTTAAAAAAGTCGGCTAA
- a CDS encoding TRAP transporter small permease: MGNQISSLVDKFEALLKNIAAVCLIGMALLTGADIISRGALNTPLFGVEDIVAVLSVLTTGLALGYAENQKANIGVEFLYSKFSLRTRRIVKIITTSVSIALFGMVTWRLYLYGCAMREAAEVSMTLELPTDMVIIALAFGFGCFTLTLLKELILLCTGEK; encoded by the coding sequence GTGGGTAATCAGATTTCGAGCCTCGTTGATAAATTTGAGGCATTATTAAAGAATATCGCCGCGGTCTGTCTGATCGGCATGGCGCTTTTGACCGGGGCTGATATCATATCACGCGGAGCGCTTAACACCCCCCTTTTCGGGGTGGAAGATATAGTAGCAGTACTGTCAGTACTGACAACCGGGCTTGCTCTTGGTTATGCAGAAAACCAGAAAGCCAACATCGGTGTGGAATTTCTTTACAGTAAATTCAGCCTTCGCACACGGCGCATAGTCAAAATAATTACCACTTCCGTAAGCATTGCCCTATTCGGCATGGTCACTTGGCGTCTCTATCTTTATGGCTGCGCCATGCGTGAAGCAGCTGAAGTATCCATGACTCTTGAACTACCCACTGATATGGTAATTATCGCGCTGGCTTTCGGTTTCGGTTGTTTTACCCTCACCCTGCTGAAAGAACTTATCCTGCTTTGCACGGGGGAAAAATAA
- a CDS encoding TRAP transporter substrate-binding protein, giving the protein MKKILITVVAAAMCMCALPLTAGAKSINLTYSNFFPPTHIQSKLAKQWSDEVTKRTEGRVSIAYFPGGTLTKAKQCYDGVVEGLSDIGMSALAYSRGRFPAMAAVDLPLGYKSGVAATKVANAVYKNFNPKELSDVKVLYFHAHGPGLLFTAKKPVKTLEDIKGMKLRGTGNSAQLLKALGASPVAMSMPDSYQAIRKGVVDGGVYPMETNKGWKMGEVVDYCTLDYPVGYTTTFFAVMNKDKWDAISEQDQKIIMEISDEFAAKHGQAWDESDKEGREFLTKKGGQFIELSEAEGKRWKEKAAPMMEDYIQKANEKKLKGKEILDFTVETLNSVQ; this is encoded by the coding sequence ATGAAAAAGATTTTAATTACAGTCGTCGCCGCAGCCATGTGTATGTGCGCTCTGCCCCTGACGGCAGGGGCAAAATCCATAAACCTGACCTATTCCAACTTTTTTCCGCCGACCCACATCCAGTCCAAACTGGCCAAACAGTGGAGCGACGAAGTAACCAAGCGCACCGAAGGCCGTGTTTCCATTGCCTACTTTCCCGGCGGAACCCTGACCAAAGCCAAACAGTGCTACGATGGCGTGGTTGAAGGCCTCTCCGACATAGGAATGTCCGCACTGGCATACTCCCGCGGCCGTTTCCCCGCTATGGCAGCAGTAGACTTGCCGCTGGGCTACAAATCCGGTGTTGCTGCCACCAAGGTCGCCAATGCTGTTTACAAAAATTTCAACCCAAAAGAACTTAGCGATGTAAAAGTTCTTTACTTCCATGCCCACGGTCCCGGACTTCTCTTCACTGCCAAGAAACCCGTAAAGACCCTTGAAGACATCAAAGGAATGAAGCTCCGCGGAACCGGTAACTCAGCTCAGCTGCTCAAGGCTCTTGGCGCATCACCGGTTGCCATGTCCATGCCCGACAGCTACCAGGCCATCCGCAAAGGTGTTGTTGACGGCGGAGTTTACCCCATGGAAACCAACAAGGGTTGGAAAATGGGTGAAGTTGTAGACTACTGCACCCTTGATTACCCTGTAGGCTACACCACAACATTCTTCGCAGTGATGAATAAGGATAAATGGGATGCCATATCCGAACAGGACCAAAAAATCATCATGGAAATCAGTGATGAATTTGCAGCAAAACATGGTCAGGCATGGGACGAAAGCGACAAAGAAGGTCGTGAATTCCTGACCAAGAAAGGCGGACAGTTCATAGAGCTGAGCGAAGCGGAAGGAAAACGCTGGAAGGAAAAAGCAGCTCCCATGATGGAAGATTACATCCAAAAGGCAAACGAAAAAAAACTCAAGGGTAAAGAGATTCTCGACTTTACTGTTGAGACCCTGAACAGCGTACAGTAA
- a CDS encoding SLC13 family permease produces the protein MTITPDIIIVLAVLFFVVLFFIFEWVRVDMVGILVMVSLPLLGLVTPSQAISGLSSNAVVSIIAVIIIGSGLDKTGVMNNLAQMILKFSGKDESKITSMVAGTVAVISGFMQNIGAAALFMPAARRISTQTGVPASHILLPMAFCAIIGGTLTLVGSSPLILLNDLLVVQGVRYEHFGMFSMTPVGILLIISALLYFKVFGRWILPHTKPGTVSGPLSPLLDKTYHNIGQIYEMEIPNDGFREQCLSELQIRSNYACSVLASYNSITHKRNVAPRPEDTLCPGDIIAVIGDAIYIEKLAADFRWKILPEVKVFADDLSSINSGIMEGIVSPRSQLVGMTVGEIQLRKKYGVVPLAVFAGHEMTISELSDQVVSEGTALLLHGKWSAFHQLKDQNDLVFTEPVQGELIRESKAPWALGCLGVTMFMILVLNVQLSIALLFGAAAMILGGVLTIDEAYRAVDWMTVFLLAGLIPLGLAFENTGAARMIADMLMNAVGVPSSLVLLTCIGLLTSFFTLFTSNVGATVLLVPLAMNLALSCGTDPRTAAMTVALAASNTFILPTHQVNALIMRPAGLKAVDYLRAGAGMTLIFMIVLIVGMLIFFN, from the coding sequence ATGACAATTACCCCTGATATCATTATCGTTCTTGCTGTTCTGTTCTTTGTCGTTTTGTTTTTTATCTTCGAGTGGGTCCGTGTAGACATGGTAGGAATTCTGGTCATGGTCAGCCTGCCTTTGTTGGGACTTGTGACACCGTCGCAGGCTATCAGCGGATTGAGCAGTAATGCTGTGGTCTCCATCATTGCGGTAATCATTATCGGTTCAGGATTAGATAAAACCGGTGTCATGAATAATTTGGCTCAGATGATCCTTAAATTCTCCGGTAAAGATGAGTCAAAAATTACTTCCATGGTAGCTGGCACAGTGGCGGTGATTTCAGGTTTTATGCAGAATATCGGAGCAGCGGCACTCTTCATGCCCGCTGCAAGACGGATATCGACTCAGACCGGAGTCCCGGCATCTCATATTCTTTTACCCATGGCATTTTGCGCAATTATTGGCGGAACGTTAACTTTGGTCGGCTCGAGCCCCCTTATTCTGCTTAACGATTTGCTTGTAGTGCAAGGAGTTAGATATGAGCATTTCGGAATGTTCAGTATGACTCCGGTGGGGATTCTACTTATTATCTCTGCCCTGCTATATTTCAAGGTGTTTGGTCGGTGGATATTGCCACATACTAAACCCGGCACAGTGAGTGGACCGCTTTCTCCACTTCTAGACAAAACATATCATAATATAGGTCAGATTTATGAAATGGAAATCCCTAATGATGGATTCCGTGAGCAATGTCTTTCTGAATTGCAGATTCGGTCTAATTACGCCTGTTCAGTTTTAGCCTCTTATAACTCTATAACGCATAAACGAAATGTTGCTCCGCGGCCTGAAGACACTCTCTGTCCTGGTGATATAATAGCTGTTATTGGTGACGCCATTTATATTGAAAAACTTGCGGCTGATTTTAGATGGAAAATTTTACCGGAGGTGAAAGTCTTCGCTGATGATCTCTCTTCAATAAATTCCGGTATTATGGAAGGAATAGTGTCGCCTAGATCTCAACTTGTAGGAATGACTGTCGGTGAAATTCAATTGCGCAAGAAATACGGTGTTGTTCCATTAGCTGTTTTTGCTGGTCACGAGATGACAATTAGTGAGCTGTCAGATCAGGTTGTGAGTGAAGGCACTGCGCTGCTTCTGCATGGTAAATGGAGTGCTTTCCACCAGCTTAAAGACCAGAATGATCTTGTTTTCACCGAGCCTGTTCAGGGTGAACTAATACGCGAGAGCAAAGCTCCCTGGGCCTTAGGATGTCTTGGTGTTACAATGTTCATGATCTTGGTGCTGAATGTCCAACTCTCCATTGCTCTCTTGTTTGGTGCTGCTGCGATGATTTTAGGCGGTGTGTTGACCATAGACGAGGCTTATCGTGCGGTAGACTGGATGACCGTATTTCTCCTTGCCGGTTTAATTCCGCTTGGACTGGCTTTTGAAAATACAGGTGCGGCAAGAATGATAGCTGACATGCTCATGAATGCGGTAGGAGTGCCTTCATCTCTTGTTTTGTTGACCTGTATTGGTTTGTTGACTTCCTTTTTTACACTTTTTACGTCCAACGTTGGTGCCACGGTCCTGCTGGTCCCTCTTGCCATGAACCTTGCACTTTCTTGCGGAACTGATCCAAGAACGGCTGCAATGACTGTCGCGTTAGCTGCATCAAATACTTTCATTCTGCCTACGCATCAGGTGAATGCACTCATCATGCGGCCTGCCGGGTTGAAGGCTGTTGATTATCTACGCGCGGGAGCAGGAATGACGCTAATTTTCATGATAGTTTTAATTGTCGGAATGCTTATTTTTTTTAATTAG